Proteins encoded together in one Hevea brasiliensis isolate MT/VB/25A 57/8 chromosome 16, ASM3005281v1, whole genome shotgun sequence window:
- the LOC110660802 gene encoding DNA mismatch repair protein MLH3 isoform X1 produces MGSIKPLPVDVRNLMRSGIILFDLTRVVEELVFNSLDAGATKVSVYVGVGTCYVKVVDDGCGISRDGLVLLGERHVTSKLHHLADMHAAKRSFGFRGEALASISDVSLLEIISKARGRPNGYRKVLKGSKSLYLGVNEDRKDVGTTVVVRDLFYNQPVRRKYLQSSIKKVLDSVKKCVLRIALVHSTVCFKVVDIESENELLCTRPSSALSLLMSHFGFNDSSFLRELNFSDSVLKLSGYISSPCDSLTVKAFQYVYINSQFVCKGPIHKLLNHLATRFECLDPWKANSMHQKGKRYKTQAYPAYILNLSCPLALYDLTFEPSKTYVEFKDWIPILNFIENCIQQLWMENMNYGESLGHVTDIGRKGETWKEDFLDADLSKNPRCATKKCEIQKHKSSHLHSHFKMQNKEVDSIYSEESAKIQRQQFCMNISEFKEPETGMEFLCHGDYSMQSWNGSLSKHVYTVAQKSDDHLLTSVGNSLLPDDYFLENRFTARERFNNHEEGNILGLEWENQPPRITSVEINESSGSEFSLECHKFGNYLEFSKNKGKPFLQGCSSQTSLMLDSSLFSSEDLEYPIDGFRTKRRRVCIDENVDILKIDASNDILDIYPGTLQQHEASCSQKFPSHCIGIDMPVDFDSLSRASTNSFSLHGKVFAEEKAWAVEQFPDDNAHEWRAGLCEMTNHWLDAGSQEREGNHSYKMASKSSSKDNFISSTLLELKDYADTTRDISKFLQGHNVNDESSLEHSNTKICKIDWLPLDLPFRGCKSDKKYESQENQFGCQDWKQDHFPKEPPRRSRSAPPFYRHKTRFISLSRHSMMTEGNVQFFHDGRTSTETDDLKHPHLQPNYAEDSVICTGPNVKNGQGIMLDVKDIKQDENFRHLQYLQSHDSPVEGLTPEEIQYSTDYGTKWRNGCFQIANNNALHNIDNQHNILDISSGFLHLAGNSLVPESLHRNCLEDAKVLQQVDKKFIPIVAGGTLAVIDQHAADERIRLEELRLKVISGEAKTVTYLDAEKELILPEMVYQLLHSYAEQIRDWGWICNIEAQASSSFKINLNVLHQQPTVVTLLAVPCILGVNLSDSDLLEFLQQLADTDGSSTMPPSVLRVLNFKACRGAIMFGDSLLPSECALIVEELKQTSLCFQCAHGRPTTAPIVNLEELHKQIAKLGVLDDGSSKLWHGLCRQELSFERAAERLSTARG; encoded by the exons ATGGGGAGTATTAAGCCCTTGCCGGTGGATGTTCGTAATTTGATGCGTTCTGGGATTATATTGTTTGACTTGACACGGGTGGTCGAAGAGCTGGTTTTTAACAGTTTGGATGCTGGTGCTACTAAG GTATCGGTCTATGTGGGTGTTGGCACCTGCTATGTAAAAGTAGTGGATGATG GATGTGGCATCTCTCGGGATGGATTGGTTTTGTTGGGGGAAAGACATG TGACATCAAAACTTCATCATCTAGCTGATATGCATGCTGCTAAAAGGAGTTTTGGCTTCCGGGGAGAAGCATTGGCTTCTATTTCTGATGTCtccttgttagaaattatatcaaAAGCTCGTGGGAGGCCAAATGGATATCGTAAAGTTCTGAAG GGATCAAAAAGTTTGTATCTTGGAGTCAATGAAGATCGGAAAGATGTTGGCACAACAG TTGTTGTTCGTGATTTATTTTACAACCAACCTGTTCGGAGAAAGTATTTGCAATCAAG CATCAAGAAGGTTTTGGACTCGGTTAAAAAATGTGTTCTTCGGATTGCACTTGTGCATTCAACAGTTTGCTTCAAAGTTGTTGATATCGAAAG CGAGAATGAGCTTCTATGTACACGTCCTTCTTCTGCATTGTCACTATTGATGAGTCACTTTGGCTTCAATGATTCCAGCTTTCTTCGTGAATTGAACTTTAGTGATAGTGTATTAAAGCTTTCTGGATATATATCCAGTCCTTGCGATAGTTTAACTGTCAAG GCTTTCCAATATGTTT ATATCAACTCACAGTTTGTCTGCAAAGGTCCAATACACAAATTGCTAAATCACTTGGCCACTAGATTTGAGTGTCTGGATCCTTGGAAAGCTAATAGCATGCATCAAAAAGGAAAGAGATATAAAACTCAAGCATATCCAGCCTATATTCTAAATCTAAGTTGCCCTTTGGCTCTCTATGATTTAACCTTTGAGCCTTCAAAGACATATGTTGAATTCAAG GATTGGATTCCTATACTTAATTTTATTGAGAATTGCATTCAACAACTTTGGATGGAAAATATGAACTATG GGGAATCCTTGGGTCATGTAACTGATATAGGCAGGAAAGGTGAAACATGGAAGGAAG ATTTTCTTGATGCAGATTTGTCAAAGAATCCAAGATGTGCAACAAAGAAGTGTGAGATTCAAAAACACAAGTCCTCTCACCTCCATTCGCATTTTAAGATGCAAAACAAAGAGGTTGACTCTATTTATAGTGAAGAGAGTGCCAAAATTCAACGTCAACAGTTTTGCATGAACATTTCAGAATTCAAAGAACCAGAAACTGGTATGGAATTTTTGTGTCATGGTGACTACTCTATGCAATCATGGAATGGCTCCCTTTCTAAGCATGTTTACACAGTGGCCCAAAAGAGTGACGATCATCTCTTGACATCTGTTGGAAATTCTTTATTGCCAGATGATTATTTTCTGGAAAATAGATTCACAGCTAGAGAAAGATTCAACAATCATGAGGAGGGCAATATCTTGGGCTTAGAGTGGGAAAATCAGCCCCCTAGAATTACATCTGTTGAAATAAATGAATCTTCTGGGAGTGAATTTTCTTTGGAATGTCACAAATTTGGGAATTACTTGGAGTTTAGCAAGAACAAAGGAAAACCTTTCTTGCAGGGTTGCTCCTCACAAACAAGCCTGATGCTTGATAGTTCTTTGTTTTCAAGTGAAGATCTTGAATATCCAATTGATGGTTTCAGGACCAAAAGAAGAAGGGTTTGCATCGATGAAAATGTTGACATCCTAAAGATTGATGCCAGTAATGACATACTAGATATATATCCTGGAACTTTGCAGCAGCATGAGGCTTCATGCTCTCAGAAGTTTCCTTCACATTGCATAGGAATTGACATGCCCGTAGATTTTGACAGTCTGTCACGAGCTTCTACAAATTCATTTTCATTGCATGGAAAGGTTTTTGCTGAAGAGAAAG CTTGGGCTGTTGAACAGTTCCCAGATGATAATGCTCATGAATGGAGAGCAGGATTGTGTGAAATGACCAATCATTGGCTTGATGCAGGTAGTCAAGAGAGGGAGGGAAACCATAGTTACAAAATGGCATCAAAGAGCTCTAGCAAAGATAACTTCATCTCAAGTACTCTGTTAGAATTGAAGGATTATGCTGATACCACTAGAGATATCAGCAAATTCCTCCAAGGTCATAATGTAAATGATGAATCATCACTAGAACATTCTAATACAAAAATTTGTAAGATTGATTGGTTACCCCTAGATTTGCCTTTTAGAGGTTGCAAAAGTGATAAAAAGTATGAAAGTCAAGAAAATCAATTTGGATGTCAAGATTGGAAACAAGATCATTTTCCTAAAGAACCACCCAGAAGAAGTCGATCGGCTCCTCCATTTTACAGACACAAGACGAGGTTTATTTCCCTAAGTCGTCATTCTATGATGACAGAGGGGAATGTGCAGTTCTTCCATGATGGCCGTACTTCTACAG AAACTGATGACTTGAAGCATCCACATTTGCAGCCAAATTATGCAGAGGATTCAGTGATCTGCACTGG GCCCAATGTGAAGAATGGGCAAGGCATTATGCTGGACGTGAAAGATATTAAACAAGATGAAAATTTCAGGCACTTGCAATATCTCCAGTCTCATGATTCTCCAGTTGAAG GCCTCACGCCAGAGGAAATTCAGTACTCAACTGATTATGGGACAAAATGGCGGAATGGCTGTTTCCAAATTGCA AACAACAATGCATTGCACAATATTGACAATCAGCATAATATACTTGACATCTCTTCAGGATTCTTGCATCTTGCTGGCAATTCATTGGTACCAGAATCTTTGCATAGGAATTGCCTTGAGGATGCCAAAGTTCTTCAGCAGGTGGACAAAAAATTCATCCCAATTGTGGCTGGAGGGACACTTGCTGTTATAGACCAG CATGCTGCAGATGAAAGGATTAGACTGGAGGAACTTCGTCTAAAG GTAATATCTGGGGAGGCTAAGACAGTTACCTATTTGGATGCTGAAAAAGAGCTG ATCCTTCCAGAGATGGTGTATCAGCTGCTTCATAGCTATGCTGAACAAATAAGAGATTGGGGATGGATCTGCAACATTGAAGCTCAAGCTTCTAGTAGCTTTAAGAT AAATTTAAATGTTCTCCACCAGCAGCCAACTGTGGTCACTCTTCTTGCG GTGCCCTGCATTTTAGGGGTCAATTTATCTGACAGTGACCTTCTAGAATTTCTTCAGCAG CTTGCTGATACAGATGGCTCTTCTACAATGCCTCCATCTGTTCTTCGCGTCCTAAATTTTAAAGCATGCAGAG GTGCAATAATGTTTGGAGATTCGTTGCTACCATCAGAATGTGCACTTATTGTTGAGGAGCTAAAGCAGACTTCACTTTGTTTTCAA TGCGCTCATGGGCGACCAACCACTGCCCCAATCGTCAACTTGGAGGAACTTCATAAACAGATAGCCAAACTTGGAGTGTTAGATGATGGTTCAAGTAAGTTGTGGCATGGTCTGTGTCGGCAGGAGCTCAGTTTCGAACGCGCAGCAGAGCGATTAAGCACAGCTAGAGGTTAG
- the LOC110660802 gene encoding DNA mismatch repair protein MLH3 isoform X3, translating into MGSIKPLPVDVRNLMRSGIILFDLTRVVEELVFNSLDAGATKVSVYVGVGTCYVKVVDDGCGISRDGLVLLGERHVTSKLHHLADMHAAKRSFGFRGEALASISDVSLLEIISKARGRPNGYRKVLKGSKSLYLGVNEDRKDVGTTVVVRDLFYNQPVRRKYLQSSIKKVLDSVKKCVLRIALVHSTVCFKVVDIESLLISYWRMFFLLQAFQYVYINSQFVCKGPIHKLLNHLATRFECLDPWKANSMHQKGKRYKTQAYPAYILNLSCPLALYDLTFEPSKTYVEFKDWIPILNFIENCIQQLWMENMNYGESLGHVTDIGRKGETWKEDFLDADLSKNPRCATKKCEIQKHKSSHLHSHFKMQNKEVDSIYSEESAKIQRQQFCMNISEFKEPETGMEFLCHGDYSMQSWNGSLSKHVYTVAQKSDDHLLTSVGNSLLPDDYFLENRFTARERFNNHEEGNILGLEWENQPPRITSVEINESSGSEFSLECHKFGNYLEFSKNKGKPFLQGCSSQTSLMLDSSLFSSEDLEYPIDGFRTKRRRVCIDENVDILKIDASNDILDIYPGTLQQHEASCSQKFPSHCIGIDMPVDFDSLSRASTNSFSLHGKVFAEEKAWAVEQFPDDNAHEWRAGLCEMTNHWLDAGSQEREGNHSYKMASKSSSKDNFISSTLLELKDYADTTRDISKFLQGHNVNDESSLEHSNTKICKIDWLPLDLPFRGCKSDKKYESQENQFGCQDWKQDHFPKEPPRRSRSAPPFYRHKTRFISLSRHSMMTEGNVQFFHDGRTSTETDDLKHPHLQPNYAEDSVICTGPNVKNGQGIMLDVKDIKQDENFRHLQYLQSHDSPVEGLTPEEIQYSTDYGTKWRNGCFQIANNNALHNIDNQHNILDISSGFLHLAGNSLVPESLHRNCLEDAKVLQQVDKKFIPIVAGGTLAVIDQHAADERIRLEELRLKVISGEAKTVTYLDAEKELILPEMVYQLLHSYAEQIRDWGWICNIEAQASSSFKINLNVLHQQPTVVTLLAVPCILGVNLSDSDLLEFLQQLADTDGSSTMPPSVLRVLNFKACRGAIMFGDSLLPSECALIVEELKQTSLCFQCAHGRPTTAPIVNLEELHKQIAKLGVLDDGSSKLWHGLCRQELSFERAAERLSTARG; encoded by the exons ATGGGGAGTATTAAGCCCTTGCCGGTGGATGTTCGTAATTTGATGCGTTCTGGGATTATATTGTTTGACTTGACACGGGTGGTCGAAGAGCTGGTTTTTAACAGTTTGGATGCTGGTGCTACTAAG GTATCGGTCTATGTGGGTGTTGGCACCTGCTATGTAAAAGTAGTGGATGATG GATGTGGCATCTCTCGGGATGGATTGGTTTTGTTGGGGGAAAGACATG TGACATCAAAACTTCATCATCTAGCTGATATGCATGCTGCTAAAAGGAGTTTTGGCTTCCGGGGAGAAGCATTGGCTTCTATTTCTGATGTCtccttgttagaaattatatcaaAAGCTCGTGGGAGGCCAAATGGATATCGTAAAGTTCTGAAG GGATCAAAAAGTTTGTATCTTGGAGTCAATGAAGATCGGAAAGATGTTGGCACAACAG TTGTTGTTCGTGATTTATTTTACAACCAACCTGTTCGGAGAAAGTATTTGCAATCAAG CATCAAGAAGGTTTTGGACTCGGTTAAAAAATGTGTTCTTCGGATTGCACTTGTGCATTCAACAGTTTGCTTCAAAGTTGTTGATATCGAAAG TCTTCTGATTTCTTACTGGAGGATGTTCTTTTTGCTGCAGGCTTTCCAATATGTTT ATATCAACTCACAGTTTGTCTGCAAAGGTCCAATACACAAATTGCTAAATCACTTGGCCACTAGATTTGAGTGTCTGGATCCTTGGAAAGCTAATAGCATGCATCAAAAAGGAAAGAGATATAAAACTCAAGCATATCCAGCCTATATTCTAAATCTAAGTTGCCCTTTGGCTCTCTATGATTTAACCTTTGAGCCTTCAAAGACATATGTTGAATTCAAG GATTGGATTCCTATACTTAATTTTATTGAGAATTGCATTCAACAACTTTGGATGGAAAATATGAACTATG GGGAATCCTTGGGTCATGTAACTGATATAGGCAGGAAAGGTGAAACATGGAAGGAAG ATTTTCTTGATGCAGATTTGTCAAAGAATCCAAGATGTGCAACAAAGAAGTGTGAGATTCAAAAACACAAGTCCTCTCACCTCCATTCGCATTTTAAGATGCAAAACAAAGAGGTTGACTCTATTTATAGTGAAGAGAGTGCCAAAATTCAACGTCAACAGTTTTGCATGAACATTTCAGAATTCAAAGAACCAGAAACTGGTATGGAATTTTTGTGTCATGGTGACTACTCTATGCAATCATGGAATGGCTCCCTTTCTAAGCATGTTTACACAGTGGCCCAAAAGAGTGACGATCATCTCTTGACATCTGTTGGAAATTCTTTATTGCCAGATGATTATTTTCTGGAAAATAGATTCACAGCTAGAGAAAGATTCAACAATCATGAGGAGGGCAATATCTTGGGCTTAGAGTGGGAAAATCAGCCCCCTAGAATTACATCTGTTGAAATAAATGAATCTTCTGGGAGTGAATTTTCTTTGGAATGTCACAAATTTGGGAATTACTTGGAGTTTAGCAAGAACAAAGGAAAACCTTTCTTGCAGGGTTGCTCCTCACAAACAAGCCTGATGCTTGATAGTTCTTTGTTTTCAAGTGAAGATCTTGAATATCCAATTGATGGTTTCAGGACCAAAAGAAGAAGGGTTTGCATCGATGAAAATGTTGACATCCTAAAGATTGATGCCAGTAATGACATACTAGATATATATCCTGGAACTTTGCAGCAGCATGAGGCTTCATGCTCTCAGAAGTTTCCTTCACATTGCATAGGAATTGACATGCCCGTAGATTTTGACAGTCTGTCACGAGCTTCTACAAATTCATTTTCATTGCATGGAAAGGTTTTTGCTGAAGAGAAAG CTTGGGCTGTTGAACAGTTCCCAGATGATAATGCTCATGAATGGAGAGCAGGATTGTGTGAAATGACCAATCATTGGCTTGATGCAGGTAGTCAAGAGAGGGAGGGAAACCATAGTTACAAAATGGCATCAAAGAGCTCTAGCAAAGATAACTTCATCTCAAGTACTCTGTTAGAATTGAAGGATTATGCTGATACCACTAGAGATATCAGCAAATTCCTCCAAGGTCATAATGTAAATGATGAATCATCACTAGAACATTCTAATACAAAAATTTGTAAGATTGATTGGTTACCCCTAGATTTGCCTTTTAGAGGTTGCAAAAGTGATAAAAAGTATGAAAGTCAAGAAAATCAATTTGGATGTCAAGATTGGAAACAAGATCATTTTCCTAAAGAACCACCCAGAAGAAGTCGATCGGCTCCTCCATTTTACAGACACAAGACGAGGTTTATTTCCCTAAGTCGTCATTCTATGATGACAGAGGGGAATGTGCAGTTCTTCCATGATGGCCGTACTTCTACAG AAACTGATGACTTGAAGCATCCACATTTGCAGCCAAATTATGCAGAGGATTCAGTGATCTGCACTGG GCCCAATGTGAAGAATGGGCAAGGCATTATGCTGGACGTGAAAGATATTAAACAAGATGAAAATTTCAGGCACTTGCAATATCTCCAGTCTCATGATTCTCCAGTTGAAG GCCTCACGCCAGAGGAAATTCAGTACTCAACTGATTATGGGACAAAATGGCGGAATGGCTGTTTCCAAATTGCA AACAACAATGCATTGCACAATATTGACAATCAGCATAATATACTTGACATCTCTTCAGGATTCTTGCATCTTGCTGGCAATTCATTGGTACCAGAATCTTTGCATAGGAATTGCCTTGAGGATGCCAAAGTTCTTCAGCAGGTGGACAAAAAATTCATCCCAATTGTGGCTGGAGGGACACTTGCTGTTATAGACCAG CATGCTGCAGATGAAAGGATTAGACTGGAGGAACTTCGTCTAAAG GTAATATCTGGGGAGGCTAAGACAGTTACCTATTTGGATGCTGAAAAAGAGCTG ATCCTTCCAGAGATGGTGTATCAGCTGCTTCATAGCTATGCTGAACAAATAAGAGATTGGGGATGGATCTGCAACATTGAAGCTCAAGCTTCTAGTAGCTTTAAGAT AAATTTAAATGTTCTCCACCAGCAGCCAACTGTGGTCACTCTTCTTGCG GTGCCCTGCATTTTAGGGGTCAATTTATCTGACAGTGACCTTCTAGAATTTCTTCAGCAG CTTGCTGATACAGATGGCTCTTCTACAATGCCTCCATCTGTTCTTCGCGTCCTAAATTTTAAAGCATGCAGAG GTGCAATAATGTTTGGAGATTCGTTGCTACCATCAGAATGTGCACTTATTGTTGAGGAGCTAAAGCAGACTTCACTTTGTTTTCAA TGCGCTCATGGGCGACCAACCACTGCCCCAATCGTCAACTTGGAGGAACTTCATAAACAGATAGCCAAACTTGGAGTGTTAGATGATGGTTCAAGTAAGTTGTGGCATGGTCTGTGTCGGCAGGAGCTCAGTTTCGAACGCGCAGCAGAGCGATTAAGCACAGCTAGAGGTTAG
- the LOC110660802 gene encoding DNA mismatch repair protein MLH3 isoform X2, which produces MGSIKPLPVDVRNLMRSGIILFDLTRVVEELVFNSLDAGATKVSVYVGVGTCYVKVVDDGCGISRDGLVLLGERHVTSKLHHLADMHAAKRSFGFRGEALASISDVSLLEIISKARGRPNGYRKVLKGSKSLYLGVNEDRKDVGTTVVVRDLFYNQPVRRKYLQSSIKKVLDSVKKCVLRIALVHSTVCFKVVDIESENELLCTRPSSALSLLMSHFGFNDSSFLRELNFSDSVLKLSGYISSPCDSLTVKAFQYVYINSQFVCKGPIHKLLNHLATRFECLDPWKANSMHQKGKRYKTQAYPAYILNLSCPLALYDLTFEPSKTYVEFKDWIPILNFIENCIQQLWMENMNYGESLGHVTDIGRKGETWKEDLSKNPRCATKKCEIQKHKSSHLHSHFKMQNKEVDSIYSEESAKIQRQQFCMNISEFKEPETGMEFLCHGDYSMQSWNGSLSKHVYTVAQKSDDHLLTSVGNSLLPDDYFLENRFTARERFNNHEEGNILGLEWENQPPRITSVEINESSGSEFSLECHKFGNYLEFSKNKGKPFLQGCSSQTSLMLDSSLFSSEDLEYPIDGFRTKRRRVCIDENVDILKIDASNDILDIYPGTLQQHEASCSQKFPSHCIGIDMPVDFDSLSRASTNSFSLHGKVFAEEKAWAVEQFPDDNAHEWRAGLCEMTNHWLDAGSQEREGNHSYKMASKSSSKDNFISSTLLELKDYADTTRDISKFLQGHNVNDESSLEHSNTKICKIDWLPLDLPFRGCKSDKKYESQENQFGCQDWKQDHFPKEPPRRSRSAPPFYRHKTRFISLSRHSMMTEGNVQFFHDGRTSTETDDLKHPHLQPNYAEDSVICTGPNVKNGQGIMLDVKDIKQDENFRHLQYLQSHDSPVEGLTPEEIQYSTDYGTKWRNGCFQIANNNALHNIDNQHNILDISSGFLHLAGNSLVPESLHRNCLEDAKVLQQVDKKFIPIVAGGTLAVIDQHAADERIRLEELRLKVISGEAKTVTYLDAEKELILPEMVYQLLHSYAEQIRDWGWICNIEAQASSSFKINLNVLHQQPTVVTLLAVPCILGVNLSDSDLLEFLQQLADTDGSSTMPPSVLRVLNFKACRGAIMFGDSLLPSECALIVEELKQTSLCFQCAHGRPTTAPIVNLEELHKQIAKLGVLDDGSSKLWHGLCRQELSFERAAERLSTARG; this is translated from the exons ATGGGGAGTATTAAGCCCTTGCCGGTGGATGTTCGTAATTTGATGCGTTCTGGGATTATATTGTTTGACTTGACACGGGTGGTCGAAGAGCTGGTTTTTAACAGTTTGGATGCTGGTGCTACTAAG GTATCGGTCTATGTGGGTGTTGGCACCTGCTATGTAAAAGTAGTGGATGATG GATGTGGCATCTCTCGGGATGGATTGGTTTTGTTGGGGGAAAGACATG TGACATCAAAACTTCATCATCTAGCTGATATGCATGCTGCTAAAAGGAGTTTTGGCTTCCGGGGAGAAGCATTGGCTTCTATTTCTGATGTCtccttgttagaaattatatcaaAAGCTCGTGGGAGGCCAAATGGATATCGTAAAGTTCTGAAG GGATCAAAAAGTTTGTATCTTGGAGTCAATGAAGATCGGAAAGATGTTGGCACAACAG TTGTTGTTCGTGATTTATTTTACAACCAACCTGTTCGGAGAAAGTATTTGCAATCAAG CATCAAGAAGGTTTTGGACTCGGTTAAAAAATGTGTTCTTCGGATTGCACTTGTGCATTCAACAGTTTGCTTCAAAGTTGTTGATATCGAAAG CGAGAATGAGCTTCTATGTACACGTCCTTCTTCTGCATTGTCACTATTGATGAGTCACTTTGGCTTCAATGATTCCAGCTTTCTTCGTGAATTGAACTTTAGTGATAGTGTATTAAAGCTTTCTGGATATATATCCAGTCCTTGCGATAGTTTAACTGTCAAG GCTTTCCAATATGTTT ATATCAACTCACAGTTTGTCTGCAAAGGTCCAATACACAAATTGCTAAATCACTTGGCCACTAGATTTGAGTGTCTGGATCCTTGGAAAGCTAATAGCATGCATCAAAAAGGAAAGAGATATAAAACTCAAGCATATCCAGCCTATATTCTAAATCTAAGTTGCCCTTTGGCTCTCTATGATTTAACCTTTGAGCCTTCAAAGACATATGTTGAATTCAAG GATTGGATTCCTATACTTAATTTTATTGAGAATTGCATTCAACAACTTTGGATGGAAAATATGAACTATG GGGAATCCTTGGGTCATGTAACTGATATAGGCAGGAAAGGTGAAACATGGAAGGAAG ATTTGTCAAAGAATCCAAGATGTGCAACAAAGAAGTGTGAGATTCAAAAACACAAGTCCTCTCACCTCCATTCGCATTTTAAGATGCAAAACAAAGAGGTTGACTCTATTTATAGTGAAGAGAGTGCCAAAATTCAACGTCAACAGTTTTGCATGAACATTTCAGAATTCAAAGAACCAGAAACTGGTATGGAATTTTTGTGTCATGGTGACTACTCTATGCAATCATGGAATGGCTCCCTTTCTAAGCATGTTTACACAGTGGCCCAAAAGAGTGACGATCATCTCTTGACATCTGTTGGAAATTCTTTATTGCCAGATGATTATTTTCTGGAAAATAGATTCACAGCTAGAGAAAGATTCAACAATCATGAGGAGGGCAATATCTTGGGCTTAGAGTGGGAAAATCAGCCCCCTAGAATTACATCTGTTGAAATAAATGAATCTTCTGGGAGTGAATTTTCTTTGGAATGTCACAAATTTGGGAATTACTTGGAGTTTAGCAAGAACAAAGGAAAACCTTTCTTGCAGGGTTGCTCCTCACAAACAAGCCTGATGCTTGATAGTTCTTTGTTTTCAAGTGAAGATCTTGAATATCCAATTGATGGTTTCAGGACCAAAAGAAGAAGGGTTTGCATCGATGAAAATGTTGACATCCTAAAGATTGATGCCAGTAATGACATACTAGATATATATCCTGGAACTTTGCAGCAGCATGAGGCTTCATGCTCTCAGAAGTTTCCTTCACATTGCATAGGAATTGACATGCCCGTAGATTTTGACAGTCTGTCACGAGCTTCTACAAATTCATTTTCATTGCATGGAAAGGTTTTTGCTGAAGAGAAAG CTTGGGCTGTTGAACAGTTCCCAGATGATAATGCTCATGAATGGAGAGCAGGATTGTGTGAAATGACCAATCATTGGCTTGATGCAGGTAGTCAAGAGAGGGAGGGAAACCATAGTTACAAAATGGCATCAAAGAGCTCTAGCAAAGATAACTTCATCTCAAGTACTCTGTTAGAATTGAAGGATTATGCTGATACCACTAGAGATATCAGCAAATTCCTCCAAGGTCATAATGTAAATGATGAATCATCACTAGAACATTCTAATACAAAAATTTGTAAGATTGATTGGTTACCCCTAGATTTGCCTTTTAGAGGTTGCAAAAGTGATAAAAAGTATGAAAGTCAAGAAAATCAATTTGGATGTCAAGATTGGAAACAAGATCATTTTCCTAAAGAACCACCCAGAAGAAGTCGATCGGCTCCTCCATTTTACAGACACAAGACGAGGTTTATTTCCCTAAGTCGTCATTCTATGATGACAGAGGGGAATGTGCAGTTCTTCCATGATGGCCGTACTTCTACAG AAACTGATGACTTGAAGCATCCACATTTGCAGCCAAATTATGCAGAGGATTCAGTGATCTGCACTGG GCCCAATGTGAAGAATGGGCAAGGCATTATGCTGGACGTGAAAGATATTAAACAAGATGAAAATTTCAGGCACTTGCAATATCTCCAGTCTCATGATTCTCCAGTTGAAG GCCTCACGCCAGAGGAAATTCAGTACTCAACTGATTATGGGACAAAATGGCGGAATGGCTGTTTCCAAATTGCA AACAACAATGCATTGCACAATATTGACAATCAGCATAATATACTTGACATCTCTTCAGGATTCTTGCATCTTGCTGGCAATTCATTGGTACCAGAATCTTTGCATAGGAATTGCCTTGAGGATGCCAAAGTTCTTCAGCAGGTGGACAAAAAATTCATCCCAATTGTGGCTGGAGGGACACTTGCTGTTATAGACCAG CATGCTGCAGATGAAAGGATTAGACTGGAGGAACTTCGTCTAAAG GTAATATCTGGGGAGGCTAAGACAGTTACCTATTTGGATGCTGAAAAAGAGCTG ATCCTTCCAGAGATGGTGTATCAGCTGCTTCATAGCTATGCTGAACAAATAAGAGATTGGGGATGGATCTGCAACATTGAAGCTCAAGCTTCTAGTAGCTTTAAGAT AAATTTAAATGTTCTCCACCAGCAGCCAACTGTGGTCACTCTTCTTGCG GTGCCCTGCATTTTAGGGGTCAATTTATCTGACAGTGACCTTCTAGAATTTCTTCAGCAG CTTGCTGATACAGATGGCTCTTCTACAATGCCTCCATCTGTTCTTCGCGTCCTAAATTTTAAAGCATGCAGAG GTGCAATAATGTTTGGAGATTCGTTGCTACCATCAGAATGTGCACTTATTGTTGAGGAGCTAAAGCAGACTTCACTTTGTTTTCAA TGCGCTCATGGGCGACCAACCACTGCCCCAATCGTCAACTTGGAGGAACTTCATAAACAGATAGCCAAACTTGGAGTGTTAGATGATGGTTCAAGTAAGTTGTGGCATGGTCTGTGTCGGCAGGAGCTCAGTTTCGAACGCGCAGCAGAGCGATTAAGCACAGCTAGAGGTTAG